A DNA window from Nitrospirota bacterium contains the following coding sequences:
- the murC gene encoding UDP-N-acetylmuramate--L-alanine ligase, with product MFRKIKHIHFVGIGGIGMSGIAEVMLNLGYIVSGSDIKESDVTRRLRDLGGEIYIGHRAENIRGVHVVVVSSAIKKENIEIIAAKERLIPVIPRAEMLAELMRLKYGVAVAGAHGKTTTTSMISSVLGAGGFDPTVVIGGKLNILGTNAKLGQGDFMVAEADESDGSFLSLSPTIAVVTTIDREHLDFYKDIGEIKRAFLQFINSVPFYGVAILCLDDKHIQSLIPFMTKRYATYGVSTQADFVAKNIKVREMVTEFEALSKDRSLGRFKVNLPGVHNAYNALASIAVGLELEIDIETIREALADFNGVHRRFQLKGIVGGIMLIDDYGHHPTEIKMTLSAAKDGWDRRTVVLFQPHRYTRTKDLMEDFSTAFYLADKLVLTEIYPAGEEKIDGVSAYNLYKGIKEHGHKDVIYIGDKEKIVRYLIKELKDGDIFITLGAGDVWKIGEEILKKLEVRSEK from the coding sequence ATGTTCAGGAAGATTAAACACATACATTTTGTCGGGATTGGTGGTATCGGTATGAGTGGTATAGCAGAAGTGATGCTTAATCTTGGTTATATCGTTAGTGGTTCTGACATCAAGGAATCAGATGTGACACGGAGATTGAGAGACCTTGGTGGAGAAATATATATAGGACACAGAGCAGAGAATATCAGAGGGGTACATGTTGTGGTTGTATCTTCCGCTATCAAAAAAGAGAATATTGAAATTATCGCGGCAAAGGAGAGACTCATACCTGTTATACCACGGGCAGAAATGCTGGCAGAACTGATGAGGCTTAAATATGGTGTGGCTGTTGCAGGAGCACATGGAAAGACCACAACAACATCTATGATTTCATCTGTGCTTGGTGCAGGTGGTTTTGACCCAACGGTAGTCATAGGAGGGAAACTTAACATACTCGGGACAAATGCAAAGCTCGGACAGGGAGATTTTATGGTTGCAGAGGCAGACGAAAGTGATGGATCGTTCTTGAGCCTCAGTCCCACAATTGCTGTAGTTACAACTATAGACAGAGAACACCTTGATTTCTATAAGGATATAGGGGAAATAAAAAGGGCATTCCTTCAATTTATAAACAGTGTGCCCTTTTATGGTGTGGCTATACTGTGTCTCGATGATAAACACATACAAAGTCTAATACCATTTATGACAAAGAGATACGCCACCTATGGAGTTTCAACACAGGCAGATTTTGTGGCAAAAAATATAAAGGTGCGTGAGATGGTAACGGAATTTGAGGCACTATCCAAGGATAGAAGTTTAGGCAGATTCAAAGTAAATCTTCCTGGCGTCCATAATGCCTATAATGCCCTTGCATCTATCGCAGTAGGTTTGGAACTTGAAATCGATATTGAGACTATCCGTGAGGCACTTGCAGATTTTAACGGTGTGCATAGAAGGTTTCAGTTGAAGGGGATTGTTGGCGGTATAATGTTAATAGACGATTATGGACACCACCCTACGGAGATAAAGATGACACTGAGTGCAGCAAAGGATGGATGGGACAGGAGGACTGTTGTGTTGTTTCAGCCCCATCGCTATACAAGAACAAAAGACCTGATGGAGGATTTTTCAACAGCATTTTATTTAGCAGATAAACTTGTCCTTACAGAGATCTACCCTGCAGGTGAAGAAAAGATAGATGGGGTCTCTGCGTATAATCTCTACAAGGGCATAAAAGAACATGGTCATAAAGATGTAATCTATATAGGGGATAAAGAGAAGATTGTAAGGTATCTTATTAAAGAACTAAAAGACGGAGATATATTTATAACACTTGGAGCAGGAGATGTATGGAAAATAGGAGAAGAGATACTAAAGAAGTTAGAAGTGAGAAGTGAAAAGTGA
- the murB gene encoding UDP-N-acetylmuramate dehydrogenase — translation MEIRYNEPMSNHTSFRIGGPAEMMVFPDNLPELKHIVSDVRSKDQPVFILGKGTNLLVRDGGIKGVVINFMNLNSMKIVKECEHEILIYIQAGASISDLIRFSISHGFSGIEFLSGIPGSIGGAICMNAGTAEKGIGNIVETVTVLTENTLMRRLRKDELSFGYRSSNIQDGWIILSTILKLVKDDPDRVKERVNKVLAERSANQPKWVLCAGSIFKNPSGYTAGKIIDELGLKGKKIGGAEVSHVHANFIVNTGNATASDVIGLIGFIKKKVREARGIELELEIKIVGDE, via the coding sequence TTGGAAATAAGATACAATGAGCCAATGAGCAATCATACATCATTCAGGATTGGTGGACCTGCGGAAATGATGGTCTTTCCTGATAACCTGCCTGAACTGAAACACATAGTCTCTGATGTAAGGTCAAAGGATCAGCCTGTATTTATTCTTGGAAAAGGCACTAATCTGCTGGTAAGGGATGGTGGTATAAAGGGTGTCGTTATAAATTTCATGAATCTTAACTCAATGAAAATTGTTAAAGAATGTGAGCATGAGATACTCATTTATATTCAGGCAGGGGCATCCATATCAGATCTGATAAGGTTTTCTATAAGTCATGGATTTTCAGGTATAGAGTTTTTATCTGGTATACCTGGAAGCATTGGTGGTGCCATCTGTATGAATGCTGGTACTGCTGAGAAAGGGATAGGGAATATAGTAGAGACTGTTACCGTTCTGACAGAGAATACTTTGATGCGGAGACTGAGGAAGGATGAACTTTCTTTTGGCTACAGGAGTTCTAATATTCAAGATGGATGGATTATTCTGTCGACAATACTGAAACTGGTAAAAGACGATCCTGACAGGGTAAAAGAAAGGGTAAATAAAGTTCTTGCTGAAAGGTCTGCTAATCAGCCTAAATGGGTTTTATGTGCTGGTTCAATATTTAAAAATCCCAGCGGGTATACTGCTGGAAAGATAATCGATGAACTTGGGCTAAAGGGTAAGAAAATAGGTGGTGCAGAGGTGAGTCATGTTCATGCCAACTTTATTGTAAATACAGGGAATGCTACAGCATCAGATGTTATTGGACTGATAGGTTTCAT